A region from the Panicum hallii strain FIL2 chromosome 1, PHallii_v3.1, whole genome shotgun sequence genome encodes:
- the LOC112900428 gene encoding uncharacterized protein LOC112900428: MTPSSALALAHLVAASPLPAASAPRPSPRPGSLSLAGLGPRRLVAAAPPRAFFSSSPYQPPQPEGFSPHREYGLVPMVIETTSRGERAYDIFSRLLKERIVCIHGPIADDTASLVVAQLLFLESENPLKPVHLYINSPGGVVTAGLAIYDTMQYIRCPVTTLCIGQAASMGSLLLAAGAPGERRALPNARVMIHQPSGGAQGQATDIAIQAKEILKMRDRLNKIYQKHTRQPIDKIEQCMERDLFMDPDEARDWGLIDEVIENRPASLMPDGLGGGGLDVPNLGGGGGGRGRDVEEPSAV; this comes from the coding sequence ATGACGCCCTCCTCCGCGCTCGCCCTGGCCCACCTCGTCGCGGCCTCCCCGCTCCCGGCGGCCTCCGCGCCGCGGCCCTCGCCCAGGCCCGGCTCGCTCAGCCTGGCGGGGCTCGGGCCGCGCCGGCTCGTCGCGGCGGCGCCCCCGCGGGCGTTCTTCTCCTCGTCGCCGTACCAGCCACCCCAGCCGGAGGGGTTCTCCCCGCACCGCGAGTACGGCCTCGTCCCCATGGTCATCGAGACCACCTCCCGCGGGGAGCGCGCCTACGACATCTTCTCGCGCCTGCTCAAGGAGCGCATCGTCTGCATCCACGGCCCCATCGCCGACGACACCGCCTCGCTCGTCGTCGCGCAGCTTCTCTTCCTCGAGTCTGAGAACCCGCTCAAGCCCGTCCACCTCTACATCAACTCCCCGGGGGGCGTCGTCACCGCCGGGCTCGCCATCTACGACACCATGCAGTACATCCGCTGCCCCGTGACCACGCTCTGCATCGGCCAGGCCGCCTCCATGGGCTCGCTCCTCCTCGCGGCCGGGGCGCCCGGTGAGAGGCGCGCCCTGCCCAACGCTAGGGTCATGATCCACCAGCCCTCCGGTGGCGCGCAGGGGCAGGCCACCGACATCGCCATCCAGGCCAAGGAGATCCTCAAGATGCGCGACCGGCTCAACAAGATCTACCAGAAGCACACGCGCCAGCCCATCGATAAGATCGAGCAGTGCATGGAGAGGGACCTCTTCATGGACCCCGATGAGGCGCGCGACTGGGGGCTCATCGACGAGGTCATCGAGAACCGACCCGCCTCGCTCATGCCCGACGGACTCGGTGGAGGCGGCCTCGATGTGCCCAaccttggcggcggcggcggtggacggggaagggatgttgaggagCCCTCTGCGGTGTGA